The Deltaproteobacteria bacterium genome window below encodes:
- a CDS encoding amidohydrolase: MSRLLISADSHVMEPLDLWTSGLPEHLRAHGPRVEQRDGVSCILVEDAVVRRLPAPAKAAGPADRPEEKTFMPGASDPAGRLRDLDTDGVWGEVIYPNLAFFCCFHIRSPELQIETAHLYNDWVAERFIAASDRFAPVAVLPVNDVAAAVKELWRAAKRGFRGAMLPAHVDLRPYNDPAYEPLWAVAEELGVPLTFHAGTGRTQTPAHGPGGAVVNYVVTVAGPMETVAFLCSSGVLERHPKLRVVMVECGSGWLAWALHAMDDAYREHHMFVRPKLALLPSEYFRRQGAVTFQHDPVGIANLPFTGDRCLMWGSDYPHPEGTWPHSQEVLARQLEGLPESTIDRIVTWNAAELYRFRLPADAA; the protein is encoded by the coding sequence GTGAGCCGCCTCCTCATCTCGGCCGACTCGCACGTGATGGAGCCGCTCGACCTGTGGACGAGCGGGCTCCCCGAGCACCTGCGCGCGCACGGCCCCCGCGTCGAGCAGCGCGACGGCGTGTCGTGCATTCTGGTCGAGGACGCGGTCGTGCGGCGCCTCCCGGCGCCGGCGAAGGCCGCCGGCCCGGCCGATCGGCCGGAGGAGAAGACCTTCATGCCCGGCGCGAGCGACCCCGCGGGGCGGCTCCGTGACCTCGACACGGACGGCGTCTGGGGGGAGGTCATCTACCCGAACCTCGCCTTCTTCTGCTGCTTCCACATCCGGAGCCCCGAGCTCCAGATCGAGACGGCGCATCTCTACAACGACTGGGTGGCCGAGCGGTTCATCGCTGCCTCGGACCGCTTCGCCCCGGTCGCCGTGCTGCCCGTGAACGACGTGGCGGCGGCGGTGAAGGAGCTCTGGCGCGCGGCGAAGCGCGGCTTTCGCGGCGCGATGCTGCCCGCGCACGTCGACCTCCGCCCCTACAACGACCCGGCCTACGAGCCGCTCTGGGCCGTGGCCGAGGAGCTCGGCGTGCCGCTCACCTTCCACGCCGGCACGGGCCGCACGCAGACGCCCGCGCACGGGCCGGGCGGCGCCGTCGTCAACTACGTCGTCACCGTGGCCGGGCCGATGGAGACGGTCGCCTTCCTCTGCAGCTCGGGCGTGCTCGAGCGGCATCCGAAGCTCCGCGTCGTCATGGTGGAGTGCGGGAGCGGCTGGCTCGCGTGGGCACTGCACGCCATGGACGACGCGTATCGCGAGCACCACATGTTCGTGCGGCCGAAGCTCGCGCTGCTGCCGAGCGAGTACTTCCGCCGGCAGGGCGCGGTCACCTTCCAGCACGATCCCGTCGGGATCGCGAACCTACCGTTCACCGGCGACCGCTGCCTCATGTGGGGCTCGGACTACCCGCACCCGGAGGGCACGTGGCCGCACTCGCAGGAGGTGCTGGCGCGCCAGCTCGAGGGCCTGCCCGAGAGCACGATCGACCGCATCGTGACCTGGAACGCCGCCGAGCTCTACCGCTTCCGCCTGCCCGCCGATGCGGCCTAG